The Amycolatopsis sp. 195334CR genome window below encodes:
- the dnaG gene encoding DNA primase, with product MAGRIRESDIAEVRDRNRIDEVVGEYVALRRAGGGALKGLCPFHDEKTPSFNVRPTHGTFHCFGCGVGGDVIKFLTDLEKLTFVEAVERLADRVGIRLTYEGGGGSVQRDRGTRSRMVEAHKAAAEFYGEQLLSEDGRMARDFLNERGFDPVAAKTFGCGYAPSGWDKLTKYLLKRGFELNELIKSGLVREGRQGPIDRFHRRLLWPIKDLGGDVVGFGARRLFDDDRIEAKYLNSSESPIYKKSEVLFGLDMAKKEISRRHQVVIVEGYTDVMAMHGAGVPTAVATCGTAFGQDHMKVLRRLLMDDDAFRGEVIFTFDGDEAGQKAALKAFEGDQTFAGQTYIAVAPDGMDPCELRLAKGDTAVRDLVARRIPLFEFAIRSMLRSYDLESVDGQVAALQKMVPMVAQIKDRAKRDGYATKLAWWVGWPDEATVVKRVRAVAGGKGAAPAARPAAAASGSNPQDVPRPNPTDPRLTVQRESLKAALQEPALAGPEFDAVPDEAFTHPAYLAIRKAIREAGGAAGGMAGPALLEATSRHCPQGMVRRVLGELAVEPMHAKDEADARYVSSVLAAIQENLVGRQIQEIKSKLTRLSPVEAPEDYRALFGDLVALEEYRKALRQQAVGGLD from the coding sequence GTGGCGGGACGGATCCGGGAAAGCGACATCGCGGAAGTGCGTGACCGCAACCGGATCGATGAGGTCGTCGGCGAGTACGTGGCGCTGCGCCGGGCCGGTGGCGGCGCGCTGAAGGGGCTGTGCCCGTTCCACGACGAGAAGACCCCGTCGTTCAACGTCCGCCCCACGCACGGCACCTTCCACTGCTTCGGCTGCGGCGTCGGCGGCGACGTGATCAAGTTCCTCACCGACCTGGAGAAGCTCACCTTCGTCGAGGCCGTGGAGCGGCTCGCCGACCGGGTCGGGATCCGGCTGACCTACGAGGGCGGCGGCGGGAGCGTCCAGCGCGACCGCGGCACCCGCTCCCGCATGGTCGAGGCGCACAAGGCGGCCGCCGAGTTCTACGGCGAGCAGCTGCTCTCCGAGGACGGCCGGATGGCGCGCGACTTCCTCAACGAACGCGGCTTCGACCCGGTGGCGGCCAAGACCTTCGGCTGCGGGTACGCGCCGAGCGGCTGGGACAAGCTGACCAAGTACCTGCTCAAGCGCGGGTTCGAGCTCAACGAGCTGATCAAGTCCGGGCTGGTGCGCGAGGGCAGGCAGGGCCCGATCGACCGCTTCCACCGGCGGCTGCTGTGGCCGATCAAGGACCTCGGCGGCGACGTGGTCGGCTTCGGCGCGCGGCGGCTGTTCGACGACGACCGCATCGAGGCCAAGTACCTCAACTCCAGCGAGAGCCCGATCTACAAGAAGTCCGAGGTGCTCTTCGGGCTGGACATGGCGAAGAAGGAGATCTCGCGGCGCCACCAGGTGGTGATCGTCGAGGGCTACACCGACGTGATGGCCATGCACGGCGCCGGGGTGCCGACCGCGGTGGCCACCTGCGGCACCGCGTTCGGCCAGGACCACATGAAGGTGCTGCGGCGCCTGCTGATGGACGACGACGCCTTCCGCGGTGAGGTGATCTTCACCTTCGACGGCGACGAGGCCGGGCAGAAGGCCGCGCTCAAGGCGTTCGAGGGCGACCAGACCTTCGCCGGGCAGACCTACATCGCGGTGGCGCCGGACGGCATGGACCCGTGCGAGCTGCGCCTGGCCAAGGGCGACACCGCGGTGCGCGACCTGGTGGCGCGGCGGATCCCGCTGTTCGAGTTCGCCATCCGCAGCATGCTGAGGTCCTACGACCTGGAGTCGGTGGACGGGCAGGTCGCCGCGCTGCAGAAGATGGTGCCGATGGTGGCGCAGATCAAGGACCGCGCCAAGCGGGACGGCTACGCCACCAAGCTGGCCTGGTGGGTCGGCTGGCCGGACGAGGCGACGGTGGTCAAGCGGGTGCGCGCGGTCGCCGGTGGCAAGGGCGCGGCGCCCGCCGCCCGGCCCGCCGCGGCGGCCTCCGGGTCGAACCCGCAGGACGTGCCCCGGCCCAACCCCACCGACCCGCGGCTGACCGTGCAGCGCGAGTCGCTGAAGGCGGCGCTGCAGGAGCCCGCGCTGGCCGGCCCCGAGTTCGACGCGGTGCCGGACGAGGCGTTCACGCACCCGGCGTACCTGGCCATCCGCAAGGCGATCCGCGAGGCGGGCGGGGCCGCCGGTGGCATGGCGGGGCCCGCGCTGCTCGAAGCCACCTCGCGTCACTGTCCACAGGGGATGGTCCGCCGGGTGCTCGGCGAGCTGGCGGTGGAACCCATGCACGCCAAGGACGAGGCCGACGCGCGGTACGTCTCCAGCGTGCTCGCCGCGATCCAGGAGAACCTGGTCGGCAGGCAGATCCAGGAGATCAAGTCGAAGCTGACCCGGTTGTCCCCGGTGGAGGCGCCCGAGGACTACCGCGCGTTGTTCGGGGACCTGGTGGCGCTGGAGGAGTACCGGAAGGCATTGCGGCAGCAGGCCGTCGGCGGGCTCGACTGA
- a CDS encoding trans-aconitate 2-methyltransferase, protein MWDPAKYLDYQDERARPFYDLLARVGATSPRRVVDAGCGPGNLTASLSSRWPDAVVEAFDSSPDMVEAARANGIAASLRDVTSWVPPADTDVIVTNAVLQWVPTHREVLTRWVDALPPGAWLAMQVPGNFRAPSHELVRKLVATSRWSRSLDVRDEDAVSEPQEYAALLAAWGCSVDVWETTYVQRLTGEDPVLEWITGTVLRPIKAALDAAEWERFRYELGSLLRDAYPPNADGSTWFPFRRVFAVAHVN, encoded by the coding sequence ATGTGGGATCCGGCGAAGTACCTCGACTACCAGGACGAACGCGCGCGGCCGTTCTACGACCTGCTGGCCCGTGTCGGCGCCACGTCGCCACGCCGGGTCGTCGACGCCGGGTGCGGGCCGGGGAACCTGACCGCGTCGTTGAGCTCGCGCTGGCCGGACGCGGTGGTGGAGGCGTTCGACAGCTCGCCGGACATGGTCGAGGCGGCACGGGCCAACGGGATCGCGGCGTCGTTGCGGGACGTGACGTCGTGGGTGCCGCCCGCGGACACCGACGTGATCGTGACCAACGCCGTGCTGCAGTGGGTGCCCACGCACCGTGAGGTGCTCACCCGGTGGGTGGACGCGCTGCCGCCAGGAGCGTGGCTGGCGATGCAGGTGCCCGGGAACTTCCGCGCGCCCTCGCACGAACTGGTTCGCAAGCTGGTGGCGACTTCGAGGTGGTCGCGCTCACTGGACGTCCGCGATGAGGACGCGGTGAGCGAGCCGCAGGAGTACGCCGCTCTGCTGGCGGCTTGGGGTTGCTCGGTGGATGTGTGGGAGACCACCTACGTGCAGCGTCTGACCGGGGAGGACCCGGTATTGGAGTGGATCACCGGCACCGTGCTCCGCCCGATCAAGGCGGCGCTGGACGCGGCCGAGTGGGAGCGCTTCCGGTACGAACTGGGCTCGCTGCTTCGGGACGCCTATCCGCCGAATGCGGACGGGAGCACCTGGTTCCCGTTCCGGCGGGTCTTCGCCGTGGCCCACGTGAACTAG
- a CDS encoding GNAT family N-acetyltransferase yields the protein MPVGFAKLVRRPISPGDAAALAELLNAIEVIDVFGEFYSEEDAADQINAPMLDLERGTVGVFDGDRMVGYSSAAHKLLVEDVHRVTVSGGVHPEYRRRRLGAELLATGIASAKALHAIHHPGLPLAIDAQNNAGNDSARACYEAAGMAPVRWYSHMRQPLGAAVVDLPLPDGLAAEGYSGENDAEFFAVGNESVLDRWGGVPMPREQWRAFLGWPAFRPDLSFLLRDVGSGTAAGMVLTYSWDADTAATGVRDAHLMRIGTRRAYRQRGVASALISRALCSARDAGFDRASIEVDAGSPTGSSGLYERAGFSVARTEVRYTLNA from the coding sequence ATGCCCGTCGGTTTCGCAAAGCTGGTCCGCCGTCCGATCAGCCCGGGGGACGCGGCCGCCTTGGCCGAGCTGCTCAACGCGATCGAGGTCATCGACGTCTTCGGCGAGTTCTACTCCGAGGAGGACGCCGCCGACCAGATCAACGCCCCCATGCTCGACCTCGAGCGCGGTACGGTCGGCGTCTTCGATGGGGACCGGATGGTCGGCTACTCCTCGGCGGCGCACAAGCTGCTCGTCGAGGACGTGCACCGGGTGACAGTGAGCGGCGGCGTGCATCCCGAGTACCGGCGCCGGAGACTCGGAGCCGAGCTGCTGGCTACCGGGATCGCGAGCGCGAAGGCGCTGCACGCGATCCATCACCCCGGCTTGCCGCTGGCCATCGACGCTCAGAACAACGCGGGCAATGACAGCGCACGCGCCTGCTACGAAGCCGCTGGTATGGCACCCGTGCGCTGGTACTCGCACATGCGGCAGCCACTCGGAGCCGCCGTTGTCGACCTGCCGTTGCCGGACGGTCTCGCTGCGGAGGGGTACTCGGGCGAGAACGACGCCGAGTTCTTCGCTGTCGGCAACGAGTCGGTGCTCGACCGATGGGGAGGAGTCCCGATGCCGCGGGAGCAGTGGCGGGCGTTTCTCGGCTGGCCGGCTTTTCGCCCGGACCTCAGCTTTCTGCTGCGCGATGTGGGCAGCGGCACGGCTGCCGGCATGGTGCTGACCTACTCCTGGGATGCGGACACCGCGGCGACTGGTGTCCGTGACGCGCACCTGATGAGGATCGGAACTCGCCGCGCATATCGCCAGCGAGGCGTGGCGAGCGCGCTGATCAGCCGTGCGCTGTGTTCGGCGCGAGACGCCGGCTTCGACCGGGCGAGCATCGAAGTCGACGCCGGCAGCCCGACAGGATCAAGCGGCCTCTACGAACGGGCCGGTTTTTCCGTAGCCCGCACCGAAGTCCGCTACACCCTCAATGCCTGA
- the kstD gene encoding 3-oxosteroid 1-dehydrogenase yields the protein MADTDRPGGQLSRRQVLRGTAAGTTIALASGWVDPLSAAAEPLLGEYDVVVVGAGAAGMTAALTAARRGLSCVVVEKAATFGGSAARSGAGIWIPCNEVLLAAGVPDTPQKAASYLAAVVGPGVPAARRQAFLDNGPAMLSFVMANSPLRFRWMEGYSDYYPELPGGLANGRSIEPDQLDGNVLGAELARLNPPYLATPPGLVVFSADYKWLALAAVNAQGAAVAAECLARGTAAALRGEKPLTMGQSLAGGLRAGLLAANVPVWLTTPLVDLVVEGGRVTGALVSRGGTTGVIKARRGVIVGSGGFEHNAAMRNQYHQQPTGTQWTVGARENTGDGIRAGARAGAALDLMDDAWWGPAIPLPDAPYFCLAERTLPGGLIVDAAGKRFVNEAAPYGDVVHVMYDRNPTDPCIPAWLIVDQYYRNKYLFKDVLPTFALPGSWYASGAVHRSATVDGLASAIGVPAKALRETVSRFNGSAHNGTDAEFARGKSAYDHYYTDPAVHPNSCLAPLWLPPYYAFKIVPGDLGTKGGMRTDARARVLRPDGTVIPGLYAAGNASAAVMGRGYAGAGSTIGPAMTFGYIAANDIAGA from the coding sequence ATGGCCGACACCGACAGACCCGGCGGGCAGCTGTCCCGCCGGCAGGTTCTGCGTGGCACCGCCGCCGGTACCACGATCGCGCTGGCTTCAGGATGGGTCGACCCGCTCTCCGCCGCCGCGGAGCCGCTCCTCGGTGAGTACGACGTCGTCGTGGTCGGTGCCGGTGCCGCGGGTATGACGGCCGCGCTGACCGCGGCCCGTCGGGGACTTTCCTGTGTGGTGGTCGAGAAGGCGGCCACGTTCGGTGGTTCGGCGGCCCGGTCCGGGGCGGGGATCTGGATCCCCTGCAACGAGGTCCTGCTCGCCGCCGGTGTTCCTGACACGCCGCAGAAGGCGGCCAGCTACCTCGCCGCCGTGGTCGGGCCCGGCGTGCCCGCCGCCCGGCGGCAGGCCTTCCTCGACAACGGCCCGGCGATGCTCTCCTTCGTCATGGCCAACAGTCCGCTGCGCTTCCGCTGGATGGAGGGGTACAGCGACTACTACCCCGAACTGCCCGGCGGCTTGGCGAACGGCCGTTCCATCGAGCCGGATCAGTTGGACGGCAACGTTCTCGGCGCCGAGCTCGCCCGCCTGAACCCGCCCTACCTCGCCACCCCGCCCGGCCTCGTCGTGTTCAGCGCCGACTACAAGTGGCTCGCCCTGGCCGCGGTCAACGCCCAGGGTGCGGCGGTCGCCGCCGAATGTCTGGCTCGGGGCACCGCCGCGGCTCTGCGCGGGGAGAAGCCGCTGACCATGGGGCAGTCGCTCGCCGGTGGCCTGCGGGCCGGGCTGCTGGCGGCGAACGTGCCGGTGTGGTTGACCACCCCGTTGGTCGACCTGGTGGTGGAGGGCGGCCGGGTCACCGGTGCGCTGGTGTCGCGCGGCGGTACCACCGGCGTGATCAAGGCCCGGCGCGGCGTCATCGTCGGTTCCGGTGGGTTCGAGCACAACGCCGCCATGCGCAACCAGTACCACCAGCAGCCGACCGGTACACAGTGGACAGTCGGCGCTCGCGAGAACACCGGTGACGGCATCCGGGCGGGCGCGCGGGCAGGCGCGGCACTGGACCTGATGGACGACGCCTGGTGGGGCCCGGCCATTCCGCTGCCCGACGCCCCCTACTTCTGCCTCGCCGAACGCACCCTGCCCGGCGGCCTGATCGTCGACGCGGCGGGGAAGCGGTTCGTCAACGAGGCGGCGCCCTACGGTGACGTCGTGCACGTCATGTACGACCGCAACCCGACTGATCCGTGCATCCCCGCCTGGTTGATCGTCGACCAGTACTACCGCAACAAGTACCTGTTCAAGGACGTTCTGCCGACCTTCGCCCTGCCCGGCTCGTGGTACGCCTCCGGAGCCGTCCACCGCTCGGCCACCGTCGACGGCCTCGCCTCCGCGATCGGCGTGCCGGCGAAGGCGTTGCGGGAGACCGTCTCCCGGTTCAACGGGTCCGCGCACAACGGGACCGACGCCGAGTTCGCCCGGGGCAAGAGCGCCTACGACCACTACTACACCGATCCCGCCGTGCACCCGAACTCGTGCCTGGCGCCGCTCTGGCTGCCGCCGTACTACGCGTTCAAGATCGTTCCCGGTGATCTCGGCACGAAGGGCGGGATGCGCACGGACGCGCGGGCGCGGGTACTGCGTCCCGACGGCACGGTCATCCCGGGCCTGTACGCCGCGGGCAACGCCAGCGCCGCGGTGATGGGCCGCGGCTACGCCGGTGCTGGTTCCACCATCGGTCCCGCGATGACCTTCGGTTACATCGCCGCCAACGACATCGCCGGGGCGTAG
- a CDS encoding DUF72 domain-containing protein, with amino-acid sequence MWTHKAWPGRFLPQSLPAKERLRAYAGWCNAVEGNTTFYATPARETVAAWAEQTDPGFRFVVKVPKAVTHERRFVAVETEMRAFLDAIEPLGERAVLWTQLPGSFGPSDVEALGRFLRRLPANRRRAVEVRHPEFFTDTGSASALEGALATADAEWVPFDTTVFFRTPPTSEAEQEAWAKKPRLPRRTRALTDQPIVRYLGRDSAEETVEGWQPWTEVVAAWLREGRAPTVFVHTPNNDDAPALARHFHDDVRALVPDLEPLPEPEPVEPATLF; translated from the coding sequence ATGTGGACCCACAAGGCGTGGCCAGGGCGGTTCCTGCCGCAGTCGTTGCCCGCCAAGGAACGCCTGCGCGCCTATGCCGGCTGGTGCAACGCGGTCGAAGGCAACACCACCTTCTACGCGACCCCCGCCCGCGAGACCGTCGCGGCGTGGGCGGAGCAGACCGACCCCGGCTTCCGGTTCGTGGTCAAGGTGCCCAAGGCCGTCACGCACGAACGCCGGTTCGTCGCGGTCGAGACCGAGATGCGGGCGTTCCTGGACGCGATCGAACCGCTCGGCGAGCGGGCCGTGCTGTGGACCCAGTTGCCCGGCTCGTTCGGCCCCTCGGACGTCGAGGCGCTCGGCCGCTTCCTGCGCCGGCTGCCCGCCAACCGTCGGCGGGCGGTGGAGGTGCGTCACCCCGAGTTCTTCACCGACACCGGTTCGGCGTCGGCGCTGGAGGGCGCCCTCGCCACCGCGGACGCCGAGTGGGTCCCGTTCGACACCACCGTTTTCTTCCGGACCCCGCCGACCAGCGAGGCCGAACAGGAAGCCTGGGCGAAGAAACCCCGCCTGCCCCGGCGGACGCGGGCGCTGACCGACCAGCCGATCGTCCGCTACCTGGGCCGGGATTCGGCCGAGGAGACGGTCGAGGGGTGGCAGCCGTGGACCGAAGTGGTCGCCGCCTGGCTGCGCGAGGGTCGCGCACCGACGGTTTTTGTGCACACCCCCAACAACGATGACGCACCCGCACTCGCCCGCCACTTCCACGACGACGTGCGGGCGCTGGTGCCGGACCTCGAGCCCCTGCCCGAACCGGAGCCGGTAGAACCCGCGACCCTGTTCTGA
- a CDS encoding alpha/beta fold hydrolase gives MADTTESARPTWVDDDLFPFESRFVDVDGHTVHYVDEGSGPALLFLHGNPTWSFLWRDVIRELRDDFRCIALDYPGFGLSTPKPGYRYLPEEHADVVTAFVDALDLDGATLVGQDWGGPIGLAAAARRPGAFTRLVLANAWAWPVNGDPYFEAFARIAGGLPMRFLARRLNLIVHAFIPMGHRLRKPTAAEMTHYRRALDTPARRQAAAVLPGRITASQAFFTEVEAGATDLRHLPTLIVWGNAQIGFRPRERERLEETFPAHETVILEGAGLYVESDATDEFVTAIRTWTAAHQAG, from the coding sequence ATGGCCGACACCACCGAGAGCGCGCGGCCCACCTGGGTCGACGACGACCTGTTCCCGTTCGAGAGCCGCTTCGTCGACGTCGACGGGCACACCGTGCACTACGTCGACGAGGGCTCGGGCCCCGCTCTGCTGTTCCTGCACGGCAATCCGACCTGGTCGTTCCTCTGGCGCGACGTGATCCGCGAGTTGCGCGACGACTTCCGGTGCATCGCACTCGACTACCCCGGCTTCGGCCTGTCGACGCCGAAACCCGGCTACCGCTACCTGCCCGAGGAGCACGCCGACGTGGTCACCGCGTTCGTCGACGCGCTCGACCTGGACGGAGCCACCCTGGTCGGCCAGGACTGGGGCGGCCCGATCGGCCTGGCCGCCGCCGCCCGGCGGCCGGGTGCCTTCACCCGCCTGGTGCTCGCCAACGCCTGGGCGTGGCCGGTGAACGGCGACCCCTACTTCGAAGCCTTCGCCCGCATCGCCGGCGGGTTGCCGATGCGCTTCCTGGCCCGGCGGCTCAACCTGATCGTCCACGCGTTCATCCCGATGGGCCACCGGCTGCGGAAGCCGACCGCCGCCGAGATGACCCACTACCGCCGGGCGCTGGACACCCCCGCCCGGCGCCAGGCCGCCGCCGTGCTCCCCGGCCGGATCACCGCCAGCCAGGCCTTCTTCACCGAGGTGGAGGCGGGCGCCACCGACCTGCGCCACCTACCGACCTTGATCGTCTGGGGCAACGCGCAGATCGGCTTCCGCCCGCGGGAACGCGAGCGCCTGGAGGAGACTTTCCCCGCGCACGAGACCGTGATCCTGGAGGGCGCCGGTCTCTACGTGGAATCCGACGCGACCGACGAGTTCGTCACCGCGATCCGCACCTGGACGGCGGCGCACCAGGCCGGGTAG
- a CDS encoding ricin-type beta-trefoil lectin domain protein: MSISPAAVHRTIVFVDVEKFSAVGTLLDQLAVRAGLRAVMAKAFGTAGIPWSACHVEDRGDGLLIVGPGESKAPYVESLPGAVARELRTHNTHSPAESRFRLRMVVHAGELSFDKAGCTGNAVVRAARLLDAAPVKAALAASSGVLVVVVSQWFYDEIVSQSAVLDTGRYRRVTIRVKETETTGWVCLPDNPYPALRSTARKVPAAALGVVALLLVTGLAGDARFDTTERIIGGDYPAESEFVAKVINQRSGKCLSRNGIYSQDDENDAEYIGAGVYQWECAESDDEPGHTVVLAPQQAGWAIRSSIKLDLCLAADGAPGQSQRFQACKPHDGRQRWRLRQVFDQVRDVVAIENENTKQCLAFTDPDPKSISLVQAACLPGKAFEWEVRRYPGIGEQVCAERPAQRLRNHESGDHLDVTLSTAPRSAHGCTSVVTDPSGRCLTLASGVRWLACTRQPDQQWVIEPMGEEGGRRWSRFHSAADLSRCLQPDDTTSLTVRRCDSSWQQQWSHPST; the protein is encoded by the coding sequence ATGAGCATTTCACCGGCCGCGGTGCACCGGACGATCGTCTTCGTGGATGTCGAGAAGTTCAGCGCTGTCGGCACATTGCTTGACCAGCTCGCGGTCCGCGCGGGTTTGCGGGCCGTCATGGCGAAGGCGTTCGGGACGGCGGGGATCCCCTGGTCCGCTTGCCACGTCGAAGATCGCGGTGATGGCTTGCTCATCGTGGGTCCCGGCGAGTCGAAAGCGCCGTACGTGGAGTCGCTGCCCGGCGCGGTGGCACGGGAACTGAGAACGCACAACACCCACAGCCCAGCGGAATCGAGATTCAGATTGCGCATGGTCGTGCACGCGGGCGAACTCAGTTTCGACAAAGCCGGCTGCACCGGGAACGCCGTCGTGCGCGCCGCCCGGCTGCTCGACGCGGCACCGGTGAAAGCCGCGCTCGCCGCCTCGTCCGGGGTGCTGGTGGTGGTCGTTTCCCAGTGGTTCTACGACGAAATCGTGTCCCAGAGCGCCGTGCTCGACACCGGCAGGTACCGCCGCGTCACGATTCGGGTGAAGGAAACCGAAACCACCGGCTGGGTCTGCCTGCCCGACAACCCCTACCCCGCGCTGAGGTCCACCGCACGGAAGGTTCCGGCGGCTGCACTCGGCGTCGTGGCGCTTCTGCTGGTCACGGGACTCGCCGGGGACGCGCGATTCGACACCACCGAAAGAATCATCGGCGGCGACTACCCCGCGGAAAGCGAGTTCGTCGCGAAGGTGATCAATCAGCGTTCGGGCAAATGCCTTTCCAGAAACGGCATCTACAGCCAGGACGACGAAAACGACGCCGAATACATCGGCGCCGGTGTCTACCAATGGGAGTGCGCCGAATCGGACGACGAGCCGGGGCACACGGTCGTGCTCGCACCGCAGCAGGCGGGGTGGGCGATCCGGAGCAGCATCAAACTCGACCTGTGCCTGGCGGCGGACGGCGCCCCCGGGCAGTCCCAGCGCTTCCAGGCCTGCAAACCGCACGACGGCAGGCAGCGCTGGCGGCTGCGTCAGGTGTTCGACCAGGTGCGCGACGTGGTGGCCATCGAGAACGAGAACACGAAGCAGTGCCTGGCCTTCACCGACCCCGATCCGAAATCGATCAGCCTCGTCCAGGCCGCCTGCCTGCCGGGCAAAGCCTTCGAATGGGAAGTCCGGCGCTATCCGGGAATCGGCGAGCAGGTCTGCGCCGAACGGCCCGCGCAACGGCTGCGAAACCACGAATCCGGCGATCACCTGGACGTGACGCTGTCGACGGCCCCACGATCCGCGCACGGCTGCACGAGCGTGGTCACCGATCCGTCCGGTCGTTGCCTCACGCTGGCGTCCGGGGTGCGGTGGCTGGCGTGCACCCGCCAGCCCGACCAGCAGTGGGTCATCGAGCCGATGGGCGAGGAAGGCGGCCGGCGCTGGAGCCGGTTCCACTCGGCCGCCGACCTCAGCAGGTGCCTGCAACCGGACGACACGACGTCGCTGACGGTCCGGCGCTGCGACTCCTCCTGGCAGCAGCAGTGGAGCCACCCTTCGACTTGA
- a CDS encoding alpha/beta fold hydrolase, translating to MIRRDSAFRRAGRGIYAALAAVVILLVGSAASAEPPAAEQPASLNLPGFTHGSVAVQGGTLHYVRGGSGPPLVLLHGWPQTWWEWADVMPALAANHTVIAFDLPGAGESSIPTGGYDKATTAKRIREGVQKLGYTQVSLLGHDTGALVAYPYARDFPNEVVRMAVLETPLSGFGLENLYGISFHLGLNQTAAPVPEKLIDNDDVSTYLGWLFSGARYPERIDQATFFQAYASPARRTAGYEYYRAFAADGANNQANAHKRLQMPVLAMGAEFAFGPLVANSFGQVADDVRGVVAPDSGHWIAEENTAFLSACAKLFFGPQGVPAPSPELANCVA from the coding sequence GTGATTCGAAGAGACAGCGCTTTCCGGCGTGCCGGTCGCGGCATCTACGCCGCCTTGGCCGCCGTCGTGATCCTCCTGGTCGGGTCGGCGGCCAGCGCCGAACCGCCCGCGGCCGAGCAGCCGGCTTCCTTGAACCTCCCCGGTTTCACCCACGGATCCGTGGCCGTGCAGGGCGGCACGCTGCACTACGTCCGCGGCGGTTCCGGCCCGCCGCTGGTGCTGCTGCACGGCTGGCCGCAGACCTGGTGGGAATGGGCCGACGTGATGCCCGCGCTCGCCGCGAACCACACCGTCATCGCGTTCGACCTGCCCGGCGCGGGCGAGTCGAGCATCCCGACCGGCGGCTACGACAAGGCGACCACCGCCAAGCGCATCCGCGAAGGCGTCCAGAAACTGGGCTACACCCAGGTTTCCCTGCTCGGCCACGACACCGGCGCGCTCGTCGCCTACCCGTACGCCCGCGACTTCCCGAACGAGGTCGTCCGCATGGCCGTGCTGGAGACGCCGCTGTCCGGCTTCGGCCTCGAAAACCTCTACGGGATCAGCTTCCACCTCGGCCTGAACCAGACCGCCGCGCCGGTGCCGGAGAAGCTCATCGACAACGACGACGTCTCGACCTACCTCGGCTGGCTCTTCAGCGGCGCGCGGTACCCCGAGCGCATCGACCAGGCCACCTTCTTCCAGGCCTACGCGAGCCCGGCCCGCCGGACCGCGGGCTACGAGTACTACCGGGCCTTCGCCGCCGACGGCGCGAACAACCAGGCCAACGCGCACAAGCGCCTGCAGATGCCGGTGCTGGCCATGGGCGCGGAGTTCGCCTTCGGCCCGCTGGTCGCCAACTCCTTCGGCCAGGTGGCCGACGACGTCCGCGGGGTCGTGGCACCGGACAGCGGGCACTGGATCGCCGAGGAGAACACGGCCTTCCTGAGCGCCTGCGCCAAGTTGTTCTTCGGGCCGCAGGGAGTTCCCGCGCCCAGCCCCGAACTGGCGAACTGCGTCGCCTGA
- a CDS encoding LuxR C-terminal-related transcriptional regulator translates to MENRCPDWLNSVAAELGGRDVRDLVPPGFRAQFGEQLAAIFSRQTCCTRTPVITLKIGSTSVKASLSCTLKPFGETTVAVATIMFFRQQNLPLRETAPARISETSARVLEGVAAGVPSKALALRLHLSQAGIDYHVNTLLRRFDATNRTALVARAYSTGTLTPGIWPPRLATHFQPAGKERAG, encoded by the coding sequence ATGGAAAACCGGTGCCCGGACTGGCTCAACTCGGTGGCCGCCGAACTCGGCGGCCGCGACGTGCGTGACCTGGTGCCGCCGGGCTTCCGGGCGCAGTTCGGCGAGCAACTCGCGGCGATATTCAGCCGCCAGACCTGCTGCACCCGAACACCGGTGATCACCCTGAAAATCGGCTCGACCTCGGTCAAGGCCTCGCTCTCCTGCACGCTCAAACCGTTCGGCGAGACCACGGTCGCGGTCGCCACGATAATGTTCTTCCGCCAGCAGAACCTCCCGCTCCGGGAAACCGCCCCGGCACGCATCAGCGAGACCAGCGCCCGCGTGCTGGAAGGCGTGGCGGCCGGCGTGCCCAGCAAGGCGCTGGCGCTGCGCCTGCACCTGAGCCAGGCGGGCATCGACTACCACGTGAACACCCTCCTGCGCCGCTTCGACGCGACGAACCGGACGGCACTGGTCGCCAGGGCCTACTCGACCGGCACCCTGACGCCCGGCATCTGGCCCCCGCGGCTGGCCACCCACTTCCAGCCCGCCGGAAAAGAACGGGCCGGCTGA